A DNA window from Malus domestica chromosome 12, GDT2T_hap1 contains the following coding sequences:
- the LOC103449454 gene encoding germin-like protein subfamily 3 member 2, with translation MSSNITILLVIFALLCDVMASDPDPIQDYCIPNPKFGAIRTPLHTILPCKNSSEATTDDFIFSGMKVAGNFSDMGIAAIAVNPTVFPGINTLGMSFVRADLIVGGINPPHFHPRATEISHVVKGSVYSGFVDSTNRVFARVIEQGEVMVFPRGLVHFQMNVGKKPATIFGSFNSQNPGSQRIPSAIFGSGINDELLEKAFGLSPKQIGTMRRRFDPKSMS, from the coding sequence ATGTCTTCCAATATCACAATTTTGCTTGTTATTTTTGCCCTCCTATGTGATGTTATGGCTTCCGATCCTGACCCGATTCAAGACTACTGCATACCGAACCCGAAATTTGGTGCCATAAGAACACCTCTTCACACCATCCTCCCATGCAAGAACTCGTCCGAGGCCACCACCGATGACTTCATCTTCTCTGGGATGAAGGTGGCCGGAAACTTCAGCGACATGGGTATCGCAGCCATCGCAGTGAACCCAACAGTCTTCCCGGGGATCAACACGCTCGGGATGTCATTCGTACGAGCTGACCTCATAGTTGGTGGAATCAATCCACCACATTTCCACCCTAGAGCCACAGAGATATCCCACGTAGTGAAGGGGAGTGTTTATTCAGGGTTCGTTGATTCAACCAATAGGGTTTTTGCTAGGGTTATTGAGCAAGGGGAGGTCATGGTGTTCCCTAGGGGTCTAGTGCACTTCCAAATGAATGTTGGCAAGAAGCCTGCTACAATTTTTGGTAGCTTCAACAGCCAAAACCCAGGAAGTCAAAGGATCCCCTCTGCCATTTTCGGGTCGGGGATAAACGATGAGCTCTTGGAGAAGGCATTTGGATTGAGTCCTAAGCAGATTGGAACGATGAGAAGAAGATTTGATCCAAAAAGTATGAGTTAG
- the LOC103449455 gene encoding uncharacterized protein, whose amino-acid sequence MAGGVNRKISAASARAHTRRAKQNSSFQLPAGIFKTTLVALVIGLSAWAYQAIQPPPSKICGSPDGPPVTGPRIKLRDGRHLAYQEHGVPKDNAQHKIVYLHGIDSCRHDAVIPNFLSPETVKDLGIYVVSFDRPGYGESDPNPKRTVKSMATDIEELADQLGLGHRFYVIGFSMGGQVIWSCLKYIPHRIAGAALVAPAVNYWWTGIPSNLSSQAYSQQLQSDQWAVRVSHYTPWLTYFWNTQKWFPGSSVLARSIDCLSDQDKEILPKLQKREPYAGQVRQQGEFESIYRDMNVGFGTWEFSPLELENPFPNNEASVHVWHGDEDRMVPVLLQRYIAEQLPWIHYHEIPGAGHLLPLADGMCETIVKALLTDG is encoded by the exons ATGGCGGGAGGAGTGAACAGGAAGATATCAGCTGCGTCGGCGAGAGCTCACACCCGAAGAGCCAAGCAAAACAGCTCCTTCCAGCTTCCGGCGG GGATTTTTAAGACAACACTAGTAGCGTTGGTTATTGGACTTTCGGCATGGGCATATCAGGCAATCCAACCTCCTCCATCAAAGATATGTGGCTCTCCTGATGGGCCTCCTGTTACAGGACCAAGAATAAAACTTAGGGATGGAAGGCATTTAGCCTACCAAGAGCATGGAGTCCCAAAAGATAATGCGCAGCATAAAATAGTTTATCTCCATGGTATTGATAGTTGCAGGCATGATGCTGTCATTCCCAACTTCCTGTCTCCG GAAACCGTGAAAGACTTGGGGATCTACGTTGTGTCTTTTGACAGACCTGGTTATGGAGAAAGTGATCCTAATCCAAAGCGAACGGTGAAGAGTATGGCTACAGATATAGAGGAGCTGGCTGATCAATTGGGTTTAGGACACAGATTTTATGTAATTGGTTTCTCCATGGGTGGACAGGTGATTTGGAGCTGCCTCAAATATATCCCTCACAG GATCGCAGGAGCAGCACTGGTAGCTCCAGCGGTAAACTACTGGTGGACTGGTATTCCTTCAAATCTATCTAGTCAAGCTTACTCCCAACAGCTTCAGTCAGACCAGTGGGCAGTTCGTGTGTCTCACTACACCCCTTGGCTTACATACTTCTGGAACACTCAAAAATGGTTTCCTGGTTCAAGTGTTCTGGCTCGAAGTATAGATTGTCTTTCTGACCAAGACAAAGAAATCCTGCCCAAGCTTCAAAAAAGAGAACCATATGCG GGACAGGTACGACAGCAGGGAGAATTTGAGTCCATTTACCGTGACATGAATGTTGGATTTGGGACCTGGGAATTCAGTCCTCTGGAACTGGAAAACCCATTCCCTAACAATGAAGCTTCTGTCCACGTGTGGCATGGAGATGAAGATCGCATGGTACCCGTTTTACTGCAACGCTACATTGCTGAACAGCTTCCATGGATCCACTATCATGAGATACCAGGTGCTGGACATTTGTTGCCACTTGCTGATGGGATGTGCGAGACCATTGTCAAGGCACTTTTAACCGACGGATAG